The sequence CGCTGGCGGCATTGCCGGCCGCCCTGGCCGCGGCGCCGGCCTGCCAGGCGCTGCTGCTGGACTGGCAGACGGTCCGGCGCGGCCGCCTGCGGCTGGCCGACGCGCTGGGCGCGGGGCAGGCGGCGGGCGCGCCCGCCGTGGTGGTGCTGGCGGCGGCGCACCGGCGCGGCGAAGTGCTGCATGCCGAGGCCGGCGAGCGGGTCGACGCCATCCTGGCCAAACCGGCCACGCGCGAGACCCTGCTCAATGCCGTGCAGCAGGCGCGCGGCCGCGGCGCGGCGCCGGCCGCGCAGCAGCCATACGCCGGCGTGCTGCACGGCGTCCGCCTGCTGCTGGTCGAGGACAACGAACTCAACCGCACGGTGGCGCAGGGCCTGTTGCGCGGCACCGGCGCCGGCATCGAGATCGCGGAGAACGGCGCGGAGGCGGTGAGCCGCCTGCGCGAGCGGGCCGGCGATTACGACCTGGTGCTGATGGACGTGCAGATGCCGGTCATGGACGGCTGCACCGCGACCCGCATCATCCGCGGCGAGCTGAGCCTGGCGCTGCCGATCGTGGCGATGACCGCCGGCGTCACCGCCGACGAGCAGCGCCAGTGCTTCGACAGCGGCATGGACGCCATCGTCGCCAAGCCGATCGAACGGCCGCTGCTGATCGATGCCGTGTGCGCGCTGCTGCGCCGGCCGCGACCCGCGACGCCGGATGCGGCCGCACCGGCCGGAAACCCGGCGGACGCCGCCGGGCTGCTGGAGGAGTCGGAAGGGCAAGGGCTGGACGCATCGGCGCAGTCGGCCGAGGCGGCCGGCTTCGGCCTCGACGACCTGGCGCAGCAGATCGGCCACGACGCGGAGCTGCTGGAGACGCTGATGGATGGCTTCATCGCCCAGGTCCGCAGCACGCCCGGCGACGTCCGCAGCGCGCTGGAAGGCGGCGCACGGGCCGACGCGGTGCGCGTCGTGCATACGCTCAAGGGCCTGGCCGGCAGCTTCGAGGCGAGCCGGCTGGTGGAGCTGGCCGCCGCGGTGGAACGGACGCTCAGGGATGCCGCCGCCGATGCCGAGCCGGCGTTGGCGGCGCTGGAGCAGGAGATCGCGCGCCTGCTGCCGCGGCTGGAGCAGCGCCTGGCCGAGATGAAGGCGGCACGCCGGCCGGGCTGAGCCGGATGCCGTTCAGTTCAGGCATGGGGTCGAATCCCTCGCCCTGGAGCGCGCGACATACGCGATCCCAAACGGGTTTAGCAGCTACTGCGCGGTGGTAGGTCGGGTTTCATACCCGACCTACAACTGCATTCCGGCTCGCTGGCATGGCCCTGTGCAGGGGGCTTCGCGCGCGCGCGGGAGAAGGCCGATCGGCGGCGCCTCTGGGCGTCGAAAGGATCGCTCCCCATCGGGAAGGCCTGGCGGCTTTCCCCGGCAGGCCTTGGCGTCTTACATGGTTTCGCGGTTCGAATTCCGCCGGCGCGAACGCTTGCCCAGGCGGCATCGGGCTAAGCCGGTTGCCGCCGGCGCCAGAACGTCGCCGTCGGCCAGCGCCGCTCCTCGCCGTACCAGGCGTCCAGGTGGCGCCGGTAGGCGGCGCCGATCGCATCGAGCGCGCGCTGGTAGTCGGCGACCGCCGCCGCGTCGCCGTTCAGGCTGCCGTCGGCCGCCTCGGCGGCGGCGAGGCCGGTATAGAGCGCATTGAACAGGCCCTGCGACGACAGCGGGTCGAAGCTCAGCGCCGCGTCGCCGACGGCGAACCAGCCGGGGCCGGCGGCCGGGCTGGTCCGGGCCGAATGCGCAGCGGCCAGCTCGGCCGGCATGGCGGCGGCGAAGCCGGTGCGGTGCAGCAGCGCGCCGAGCTCGGGCAGCCGGGCGGCGGCGTCGACCAGCCAGCCCGGCTCGCGCAGCCGCCGCGCCGCGGCCAGGTCGGCGTCGGTGTGGAAGGCCAGCACGCGCTGGCGGTCGGGCAGGGCGGCGCTGTACCACCAGCCGTGTTCGGCCGCCTCGATGCGCGACAGGCCGTTGTCGGCCTCGCCGCGGTCGTGGCCGTACAGCCAGCCGCACACCAGCCGGTCGCCGGGCTGGCGCCGCGCGCCGAGCTTGCGCGCCAGCGTGGCCGCCCGGCCGCCGGCGTCGATCAGCACCCGCGCATGCACCTGGCGCGGGCCGGCCGGCGTGCGCAGCGTCACCCGCCAGCCGCTGTCCTCGGCGGCGACGGCGGCCGCGCTGGCCGGCGCCAGCAGCGCGGCGCCGCGCTCGACCGCCTGCTGCCGCAGCCACAGCTCGAAGCGCGCGCGGTCCAGGTGCCAGCCGTGGCCGTCGGGATCGCGCAGGAAATCCTGCTCGGCCGCGAGGCCGCCCCAGACCGAGCGGTTGCCGTGGCAGGGCCGGTGACCCTGGCGCAGGAAGTCGTCCCACAGCCCCATGTCGGCCAGCAGCCGGCGCGCGGCCGGCGGCAGCGATTCGCCGATGCGGCGCGGCGGCGCCGGCTGGCGGTCCAGCAGCAGCACCCGGCGGAACGGCGCCAGGTTCAGCGCCGCGCAGGCGCCGGCCGGCCCCGCGCCCTGGATCAGGACGTCGGCCTCGAGCGCACTCAACGGTCGTGCCGCCGCGCCAGGTGGCGCGCCTTTTCGGTGGCGGAGAGGTCGATGTCCTCGAACTCCTCCGGCACCGTCGCCGCCGCCGCGGGCAGCAGGCCCTTTTCGGCGGCGTGCGCGGGCGGCGGCAACTGCTCCACCTCGAGCGCCGGCGGGAAGCCCAGCCCGTCGCGCGGCCCTTCGCGCACCTCGACGATACCCATCTGGGCGATGTCGGCGATCAGGTTGTTGATCTGCGCCTGGTAGCTGGCGTTGCCCAGCGGCCGCAGCCAGGACGCGCGGCGGGCGAAGGCGCGCAGCCGGTCCTCGGCCGGCAGGCTCTCGTCCATCACCGTCTCGTAGGCCTGCTGGCTCATCACCTGGTTGGGCACCCGGGCCGGCCAGAAGGTCGGCACATAGGGGTCGTAGGCCTTCTGGTAGCCCGAGCGGCAGCTGGCGGTGTCGGTCTGCCACGGCACCGCCATCCAGCGCGTGACGCCGCCGGCGATCTGCGGGCCGCAGGGGCCGCCGATGTTGTCGGGCGTCAGCACGCCGCCGTAGTTCGGCTCGATCCAGCCCGGCGGCCGGTGCGCCAGCCGGAACGGCGCCATGTACATGGTGGCCTGGCGCATCGGCCAGGTCATCTCGCAGCCGGGGTGGAAGGCGTCGGCCAGGCAGAACTCCATGGCCGCCTGGACCAGCGTGGCCGGCTGGTCCTGCAGCGGCACGTCCTCGATGCGCTGCGGCGGCAGCGCGGCCGGATCGTAGTCGGCGTCGAATTCGCCGGCCGCCCACTGGCGCAGGTAGCGCAGCTGCAGGTCGCTCAGCGCCACGTTCTGGCGCGGCGTGTCGGCCGGCGGGATGCTCATCGCGTCGCCGTACAGCCAGGGCCACGGCGACGGCGCCCAGGCATCGCGCTCGAACTGGCGGAACTGGTTGAACAGCGTCAGCCGCCATTCGCGCTGGATGTCGGACGGGTCGGCCAGCCGGGCCATCCACACGGGCTGGCTGAACGGCGTGCTGCCGCCCCAGCCGAAGGCCGCGGCGAAGCCGGCGTTGACCCACTGCAGCCGCGACAGCCGCTCGAAGATCGGCCGGATGTCGCGCTGGAACGAGGGCCGCGCCGGCACCTCGAGCTGGCCTTCGGCCACGAACAGGTCGCGCATCAGGTCCCACATGGTGCGCACCGATTTCTGCTGCGGCGCGTAGTTGGGCGGCGCCACCACCACCCAGGCCGGGTCGACCGGGATCTCCTGGCCGAGGTAGCGCACCGTGGCGGTGACCGGGCCGTCGGCGACGTCGTCGTGCCAGCCCTCGTTGTTGG is a genomic window of Chitinimonas koreensis containing:
- a CDS encoding NAD(P)/FAD-dependent oxidoreductase, with the protein product MSALEADVLIQGAGPAGACAALNLAPFRRVLLLDRQPAPPRRIGESLPPAARRLLADMGLWDDFLRQGHRPCHGNRSVWGGLAAEQDFLRDPDGHGWHLDRARFELWLRQQAVERGAALLAPASAAAVAAEDSGWRVTLRTPAGPRQVHARVLIDAGGRAATLARKLGARRQPGDRLVCGWLYGHDRGEADNGLSRIEAAEHGWWYSAALPDRQRVLAFHTDADLAAARRLREPGWLVDAAARLPELGALLHRTGFAAAMPAELAAAHSARTSPAAGPGWFAVGDAALSFDPLSSQGLFNALYTGLAAAEAADGSLNGDAAAVADYQRALDAIGAAYRRHLDAWYGEERRWPTATFWRRRQPA
- a CDS encoding LodA/GoxA family CTQ-dependent oxidase, giving the protein MSASSSVAPVDTVIVKAAIYPAIGIARVGNSPDAWYLAPEVPEPAPQPPGFYRDEHGAIKREAARFRVYGYNAAGEVVAELNADNAELRWSVELANTKAAWYQFQIALDIPEAATAPPSFLRNMAVADRATLAITPDLRQIAGRDQLGPAFDDGRFLGTPVYLGELRTDEAGRLLVLGGHGKSASWNGAEAITFANNEGWHDDVADGPVTATVRYLGQEIPVDPAWVVVAPPNYAPQQKSVRTMWDLMRDLFVAEGQLEVPARPSFQRDIRPIFERLSRLQWVNAGFAAAFGWGGSTPFSQPVWMARLADPSDIQREWRLTLFNQFRQFERDAWAPSPWPWLYGDAMSIPPADTPRQNVALSDLQLRYLRQWAAGEFDADYDPAALPPQRIEDVPLQDQPATLVQAAMEFCLADAFHPGCEMTWPMRQATMYMAPFRLAHRPPGWIEPNYGGVLTPDNIGGPCGPQIAGGVTRWMAVPWQTDTASCRSGYQKAYDPYVPTFWPARVPNQVMSQQAYETVMDESLPAEDRLRAFARRASWLRPLGNASYQAQINNLIADIAQMGIVEVREGPRDGLGFPPALEVEQLPPPAHAAEKGLLPAAAATVPEEFEDIDLSATEKARHLARRHDR